The following are encoded in a window of Arctopsyche grandis isolate Sample6627 chromosome 2, ASM5162203v2, whole genome shotgun sequence genomic DNA:
- the LOC143922636 gene encoding kelch-like protein 24, whose product MSNGCTLHEINCCILDIDEIRLNQAMDLSNIMGMLTPLESLEQKAMDFIIDNFGILYKTPEFCRLPDSLVLKILRSDRLNVSSEEEVFHAVRLWITFDENNRKEKLIDMLSSVRLTLLSLEFFLLEVVELCEPFEECMINLNQAVYEMMIPNHLSKPKYRMGRAKLAVIGDSELTDASSTIDIYDGVRNTWTQSKKLNIDRARFGSVVVNDWILIIGGCRPIRICEAIIGVPLSEVIYIDLKDGQIHELKSLNGPRFNFQVATISDDSSTDVYVIGGFSDYKTALTTVERWNSEKQIWKKNIARMLTISIHPGVSVINDNIYLTGGLRTINLKIYCTDLVQMYSPKNNKWIYCTPMIQKRANHSSVTINGKLYVGGGFCSIIGNQIRHLISMESFDPVANVWTSFSELPSARSGAALIFSQNKLFLIGGTVAQKSLDDVCEYDPRCEEWIARKSLSIPRTGVQALILPYDVIDFQ is encoded by the exons ATGTCAAA TGGATGCACACTTCACGAAATTAACTGTTGCATATTGGACATCGACGAGATTCGCCTGAACCAAGCTATGGATCTATCGAATATTATGGGGATGTTGACACCTTTAGAAAGTTTAGAGCAAAAAGCGATggattttattattgataattttgGGATT TTGTACAAAACGCCAGAGTTCTGTCGTTTACCGGATTCTCtcgtattgaaaattttgagatCAGATCGATTAAATGTGTCTTCCGAAGAAGAAGTCTTCCATGCTGTGAGACTTTGGATCACTTTTGACGAAAATAATcgtaaagaaaaattaatagatatGCTAAGCTCAGTGAGACTAACATTGTTGTCCTTGgag tttttcctCCTTGAAGTTGTGGAATTATGCGAGCCATTCGAAGAATGTATGATCAACCTCAATCAAGCTGTTTATGAAATGATGATACCCAATCATCTCAGCAAACCCAAATATCGCATGGGGAGAGCAAAACTGGCAGTCATTGGTGACTCTGAACTCACAGAC GCGTCCAGTACTATCGATATCTACGATGGAGTCAGAAATACGTGGACCCAATCAAAAAAACTAAATATCGACCGTGCGAGGTTCGGTTCAGTCGTTGTTAACGATTGGATATTAATCATCGGTGGATGCAGACCGATAAGAATATGTGAAGCGATAATCGGGGTACCTCTTAGCGAA gtaatatatatagatttaaagGATGGCCAGATTCACGAATTGAAATCATTAAATGGACCACGATTCAACTTTCAAGTGGCAACAATTTCAGACGATTCATCTACTGACGTGTACGTCATCGGCGGTTTTAGTGATTATAAAACTGCATTGACGACAGTGGAGAG GTGGAACAGCGAGAAGCAGAtctggaaaaaaaatatcgctCGTATGCTCACGATAAGTATTCATCCCGGTGTATCCGTCATCAACGATAATATATATCTGACAGGTGGCTTAAGAACTATCAACTTAAAGATTTATTGCACCGACCTAGTACAAATGTACTCACCAAAAAACAATAAATGGATATATTGCACGCCCATGATCCAGAAAAGAGCAAAtcactcg AGCGTGACAATCAATGGGAAGTTATACGTCGGCGGTGGCTTTTGCAGCATCATCGGTAATCAAATACGTCATCTCATAAGTATGGAATCATTCGATCCTGTAGCCAACGTGTGGACTAGTTTTTCTGAGTTGCCGAGTGCGAGATCAGGAGCCGCACTTATTTTCTCTCAAAACAAACTGTTTCTCATAG GGGGAACAGTTGCACAAAAATCTTTAGACGATGTCTGTGAGTATGATCCGAGATGTGAAGAATGGATAGCCCGTAAAAGTCTCAGCATTCCAAGGACCGGAGTGCAAGCATTAATATTGCCATACGACGTTAtagattttcaataa
- the LOC143922328 gene encoding protein FAM200C-like encodes MKPSRLNEHFLKKHPDKNNKDILYFQELKKTFESRNTLSNVYNAQIMAKCGAPHTYGEKLILPAIRVFINNMIGQNQQEILSSVPLSNDTVSKRIDEMANDITVSKRIDEMANDIEIQLCDELQSNEFSLQLDEIMDCNEEIIEEMLFSKLLNTDTKGSLKMTVKLK; translated from the exons ATGAAGCCATCGCGgttaaatgaacattttttaaagAAACATCCCGACaagaataataaagacataTTGTACTTTCAAGAACTTAAGAAAACATTTGAAAGCCGTAATACTCTCAGTAATGTTtataatg CACAAATTATGGCAAAATGTGGTGCACCACATACATATGGAGAAAAATTAATACTACCAGCTATACGTgtattcattaataatatgatcGGACAAAACCAGCAAGAGATTCTTTCTTCAGTCCCATTGAGCAATGACACGGTTTCAAAAAGAATTGATGAGATGGCAAATGATATCACGGTTTCAAAAAGAATTGATGAGATGGCAAATGATATCGAAATTCAATTATGTGATGAACTGCAGTCTAACGAATTTTCATTACAATTGGATGAGATAATGGACTGC AATGAAGAAATTATCGAAGAaatgttattttcaaaattacttAATACTGACACGAAAGGTTCACTCAAAATGACTGTGAAGCTAAAATAG
- the LOC143922329 gene encoding kelch-like protein 24 yields MDFIIDNFGILYKTPEFCRLPDSLVLKILRSDRLNVSSEEEVFHAVRLWITFDKKNRKEKLLDMLRSVRLKLLSMEFFLLEVVELCDPFEGCMINLNQAVYEMMIPNHLSKPKYRMGRAKLAVIGDSEFTDASSTIDIYDGVRNTWTQSKKLNIDRARFGSVVVNDWILIIGGCRPIRIFEAIIGVPLSEVIYIDLKDGQIHELKSLNGPRFNFQVATISDNSSTDVYVIGGFSDYKTALTTVERWNSEKQIWKKNIAHMLTISIHPGVSVINDNIYLTGGLRTINLKIYCTDLVQMYSPKNNKWIYCTPMIQKRANHSSVTINGKLYVGGGFCSIIGNRIRHLLSMESFDPVANVWTKFSDLPSARSGAALIFSQNKLFLIGGTVAQKSLDDVCEYDPRCEEWIARKSLSIPRTGVQALILPYDVIDFQ; encoded by the exons ATggattttattattgataattttgGGATT TTGTACAAAACGCCAGAGTTCTGTCGTTTACCGGATTCTCtcgtattgaaaattttgagatCAGATCGATTAAATGTGTCTTCCGAAGAAGAAGTCTTCCATGCTGTGAGACTTTGGATCACTTTTGACAAAAAGAATcgtaaagaaaaattattagatATGCTAAGATCAGTGAGGCTAAAATTGTTGTCCATGgag tttttcctCCTTGAAGTTGTGGAATTATGCGATCCATTCGAAGGATGTATGATCAACCTCAATCAAGCTGTTTATGAAATGATGATACCCAATCATCTCAGCAAACCCAAATATCGCATGGGGAGAGCAAAACTGGCAGTCATTGGTGACTCTGAATTCACAGAC GCGTCCAGTACTATCGATATCTACGATGGAGTCAGAAATACGTGGACCCAATCAAAAAAACTAAATATCGACCGTGCGAGGTTCGGTTCAGTCGTTGTTAACGATTGGATATTAATCATCGGTGGATGCAGACCGATAAGAATATTTGAAGCGATAATCGGGGTACCTCTTAGCGAA gtaatatatatagatttaaagGATGGCCAGATTCACGAATTGAAATCATTAAATGGACCACGATTCAACTTTCAAGTGGCAACAATTTCAGACAATTCATCTACTGACGTGTACGTCATCGGGGGTTTTAGTGATTATAAAACTGCATTGACGACAGTGGAGAG GTGGAACAGCGAGAAGCAGAtctggaaaaaaaatatcgctCATATGCTCACGATAAGTATTCATCCCGGTGTATCCGTCATCAACGATAATATATATCTGACAGGTGGCTTAAGAACTATCAACTTAAAGATTTATTGCACCGACCTAGTACAAATGTACTCACCAAAAAACAATAAATGGATATATTGCACGCCCATGATCCAGAAAAGAGCAAAtcactcg AGCGTGACAATCAATGGGAAGTTATACGTCGGCGGTGGCTTTTGCAGCATCATCGGTAATCGAATACGTCATCTCCTAAGTATGGAATCATTCGATCCTGTAGCCAACGTGTGGACTAAGTTTTCTGATTTGCCGAGTGCGAGATCAGGAGCCGCACTTATTTTCTCTCAAAACAAACTGTTTCTCATAG GGGGAACAGTTGCACAAAAATCTTTAGACGATGTCTGTGAGTATGATCCGAGATGTGAAGAATGGATAGCCCGTAAAAGTCTCAGCATTCCAAGGACCGGAGTGCAAGCATTAATATTGCCATACGACGTTAtagattttcaataa